Proteins encoded together in one Lathyrus oleraceus cultivar Zhongwan6 chromosome 5, CAAS_Psat_ZW6_1.0, whole genome shotgun sequence window:
- the LOC127086904 gene encoding uncharacterized protein LOC127086904 yields MADDQHEEVSKKVSAEEEIRRGITVMRRVVQGRSRGIILDVYWSNQGQLIEPNGHTLTSFIGALVRNEIPITCDDWRNKELNESKEKIWSEIKRCFNIEEERRGFCMKLAGKLLRGFQTFLSSKFLKDTDGNFVDAELPKKYESLISAEEWEAFKSKRQDPVFQRISATNRERASSPAYPYRKGRVRYGRLEQSMVSIYKLR; encoded by the exons atggctgatgaccaacatgaggaagttagtaaaaaagtatccgcggaagaagaaattcgaagaggcatcacagtaatgagaagggtggtccaaggaagatctcgaggcatcatactagatgtctattggagcaaccagggacagcttatagaacctaatgggcataccttaactagttttatcggtgcactagtaaggaatgaaattcccattacatgtgatgattggagaaacaaagagctgaatgagtccaaagaaaaaatttggagtgagataaag cgatgttttaacatcgaagaagaaagaagaggtttttgtatgaaattggccggaaagcttctaagagggtttcagacatttttatcatccaagttccttaaggatacggatggtaattttgtggatgcggagcttcctaaaaaatatgaaagtttgatatcggctgaagaatgggaagctttcaaatccaaaagacaagacccggtttttcaaagaataagtgctacaaatcgggaaagagcatcaagtcccgcatatccgtaccgaaaaggacgtgtcagatatggacgcttagaacaatccatggtaagtatttataaattgcgataa